In the genome of Paenibacillus sp. FSL R5-0766, one region contains:
- a CDS encoding GNAT family N-acetyltransferase, with amino-acid sequence MQELKFMKNYKNNEVLRKSFFELAVNTFEINFEDWYRQGYWGERYIPYSYVDGDQVIANVSVNILELIIHGEKKKAIQIGTVMTHPDYRGKGLSTDLMNKVLEEYENKYDYMYLFANESVLDFYPKFGFKPVEEHLFSMNYTAKKSPEPAHIRKLNVTSAEDLRLIQKFASERLPVSQHFATHHAQGILMFYCLNVFSDDIYYLENENVIVIYQKEDNHIELFDVISLNEMNMKDILDKIADEDTEKITFHFTPDDHGLDLKSSITNEGLFVRTPGEHLYPVHVKHPITSIA; translated from the coding sequence ATGCAAGAATTAAAATTTATGAAGAATTATAAAAACAATGAAGTACTGCGCAAGAGTTTTTTCGAGCTTGCTGTCAACACGTTTGAGATCAATTTTGAAGATTGGTATCGACAAGGATACTGGGGCGAGCGTTACATCCCTTATTCATATGTCGATGGAGACCAGGTTATTGCCAACGTTTCTGTTAACATCCTTGAGCTCATCATTCACGGTGAGAAGAAAAAAGCGATTCAAATCGGCACGGTGATGACACATCCTGATTATCGGGGAAAAGGACTCTCTACAGATTTAATGAACAAAGTTTTAGAGGAATACGAGAACAAGTACGATTACATGTACCTTTTTGCCAATGAATCGGTGCTTGATTTTTACCCCAAGTTTGGGTTTAAGCCTGTGGAGGAGCATCTTTTTTCAATGAATTATACGGCAAAAAAATCACCTGAGCCTGCGCACATCCGAAAACTAAATGTAACTAGCGCGGAGGATTTACGTCTTATTCAAAAATTTGCATCGGAAAGATTACCTGTTTCTCAGCATTTCGCAACCCATCATGCTCAAGGAATACTCATGTTTTATTGCCTGAATGTCTTTAGTGATGATATTTATTACTTGGAAAACGAAAACGTCATTGTTATTTATCAGAAAGAAGACAATCATATTGAGCTCTTCGACGTTATTAGCTTAAACGAAATGAATATGAAAGATATCTTGGATAAGATTGCAGATGAAGATACGGAGAAAATAACCTTTCATTTCACTCCAGATGATCACGGTCTTGATCTAAAAAGTTCGATCACCAATGAAGGTTTATTTGTAAGAACCCCTGGTGAACATCTCTACCCTGTGCACGTTAAACATCCGATTACATCTATTGCTTGA
- a CDS encoding 2-dehydropantoate 2-reductase N-terminal domain-containing protein: protein MRILFFGRGVISTQYAWAFEKAGHTVEFYVRKGRKETFGSHIALEMWDARRGKQLIQESWKVKLHEEIRPNYDLIIASVNTEQLPEAAQLLSTTAGNTPILIFNNIWQDLKLSISPLSMNNVVFGFPGAGGGIEDNKLRGGFLKMIFLEKPRVGTEQINNKVKELFESAHFKINWIKDMQSWLWNHYAMNAAMETEVLKRGSFPALLNHSDSFANVGKSMREMKPVLKARGAKMDAITLLLTKIPPALIGTLFNKVIFAKGNLPRLFIEYNNSKSSFAVLEVVREAKKLGIPLPRLTLALENTEQHTAIKNG from the coding sequence ATGAGAATTTTATTTTTCGGTAGAGGTGTAATATCGACCCAATACGCGTGGGCTTTCGAAAAGGCAGGCCACACCGTTGAGTTTTACGTTAGAAAAGGGAGAAAAGAAACCTTCGGAAGTCATATAGCGCTTGAAATGTGGGATGCACGAAGAGGGAAGCAGTTAATCCAGGAAAGCTGGAAAGTCAAGCTGCATGAGGAGATAAGGCCAAATTACGATCTCATTATTGCGAGTGTCAACACGGAGCAACTTCCCGAAGCAGCACAATTACTATCGACTACCGCTGGTAACACCCCGATCCTAATATTCAATAATATTTGGCAAGATTTAAAATTATCGATCTCGCCCTTGTCTATGAACAATGTTGTCTTTGGGTTCCCAGGAGCAGGAGGCGGCATTGAGGACAATAAGCTTAGGGGCGGCTTTTTAAAAATGATATTTTTGGAAAAACCACGGGTAGGCACGGAACAGATAAACAACAAGGTCAAAGAACTATTTGAAAGCGCCCATTTTAAAATCAATTGGATCAAGGATATGCAAAGCTGGTTATGGAATCACTATGCCATGAATGCGGCGATGGAGACCGAGGTGTTAAAACGGGGAAGCTTCCCAGCACTCTTGAATCATAGTGACTCATTCGCAAATGTAGGCAAGAGTATGCGGGAAATGAAGCCTGTTCTTAAAGCAAGAGGCGCAAAGATGGACGCGATTACTCTACTGTTGACCAAGATCCCACCAGCACTTATCGGCACGCTGTTTAACAAGGTTATTTTTGCAAAGGGCAACTTACCACGACTTTTCATTGAATACAATAATAGTAAGTCCAGTTTTGCAGTACTTGAAGTTGTGAGAGAAGCCAAAAAGTTAGGTATACCTTTGCCACGTCTTACCTTGGCATTAGAAAACACTGAACAACACACAGCTATTAAAAACGGATAA
- the tnpA gene encoding IS200/IS605 family transposase yields the protein MNEYRRTNTTVSLLNYHFVFCPRYRRKIFLKLEVEQRFKELVHEVCAELKIVIVAMECDKDHTHMFLNALPTLSPADIMAKIKGVTSKKLREEFPHLLHLPSLWTRSYFVSTAGNVSSETIKRYVEQQKTRG from the coding sequence ATGAATGAATATAGAAGAACAAACACAACCGTATCTTTGTTGAACTATCATTTTGTGTTCTGCCCACGATACAGAAGAAAGATATTTCTCAAATTAGAGGTAGAACAGCGCTTCAAGGAACTGGTGCATGAGGTATGTGCAGAGCTTAAAATTGTGATTGTTGCCATGGAGTGCGACAAAGACCATACACATATGTTTCTCAATGCACTTCCAACATTAAGCCCTGCTGATATCATGGCAAAAATAAAAGGAGTCACATCAAAAAAACTACGAGAAGAGTTTCCACACCTTCTGCATTTGCCCAGTTTGTGGACACGTTCCTATTTTGTTTCTACCGCTGGAAATGTATCAAGTGAGACCATCAAGCGTTATGTTGAACAACAAAAGACAAGGGGGTGA
- the rlmD gene encoding 23S rRNA (uracil(1939)-C(5))-methyltransferase RlmD gives MSNTNRSGRGKNRRNSAASQGQGNASASRQPSQTSRPSTRQQGKEVRPQGASLSAVRPKGRARESVPIEGLPVSKNEETVIDIIGMNHDGEGVGRANGYTLFVQGALPGETVRVRVMKTKKQYGYAKLLEIVKASPDRVSAPCPIYDQCGGCQIQHMSYAGQLAWKRQLVVDNLQRIGKLNVIVEDAEDAEQGIRVLPTMGMDEPWRYRNKAQVPIGVTEGGLVGGFYAKGSHRIIDMESCLIQHEHNDEVVAKVKEMGSHFGISAYNEETGRGLLRHVVVKKAFRTGEMMLVLVTNGRDIPYKDEWIGSIREAIPHVASICHNVNKKQTNVIFGDETRVLWGRDVIYDYIGDVQFAISARSFYQVNPVQTEVLYGKTVEYAGLSGKETVIDAYCGIGTISLFLAQHADQVYGVEIVPEAIEDARSNAMLNEMRNVKFEVGASEDVIPRWKEQGIEADVIVVDPPRKGCDPRLLETILEMKPERVVYVSCNPSTLARDLRVLEDGGYRTVEVTPVDMFPHTVHVESVAMLVRV, from the coding sequence TTGTCTAATACGAACCGCAGCGGTCGTGGAAAAAACCGCCGGAATTCGGCTGCCTCTCAGGGGCAAGGGAACGCTTCAGCGTCCCGTCAGCCAAGTCAAACATCTCGTCCATCTACACGTCAGCAGGGAAAAGAGGTGCGGCCACAAGGCGCATCTCTTTCTGCCGTTCGTCCAAAAGGGAGAGCGCGGGAATCTGTACCAATCGAAGGACTGCCTGTTAGCAAAAATGAAGAGACCGTCATCGACATCATTGGCATGAACCATGACGGTGAGGGTGTAGGTCGTGCGAATGGATACACGCTCTTTGTGCAGGGTGCGCTTCCAGGTGAAACCGTGCGTGTGCGCGTAATGAAAACCAAGAAGCAGTACGGCTACGCCAAACTGCTGGAGATCGTGAAAGCAAGCCCAGATCGTGTGTCCGCGCCTTGCCCGATCTACGATCAGTGCGGCGGCTGCCAGATCCAGCATATGAGCTATGCCGGACAGCTTGCGTGGAAACGCCAGTTGGTAGTCGATAATTTGCAGCGGATTGGCAAGCTGAACGTGATAGTGGAGGATGCAGAAGATGCAGAGCAGGGCATTCGCGTACTGCCTACGATGGGTATGGACGAGCCATGGCGCTATCGGAATAAGGCACAGGTGCCGATTGGCGTTACCGAGGGTGGTCTGGTAGGTGGTTTTTACGCTAAAGGAAGCCATCGGATCATTGATATGGAAAGCTGTCTCATTCAGCATGAGCATAATGACGAAGTGGTTGCAAAGGTGAAGGAGATGGGCAGTCATTTTGGAATCAGCGCCTATAACGAAGAGACAGGCCGCGGTCTATTGCGTCATGTCGTTGTGAAGAAGGCATTCCGTACAGGCGAGATGATGCTTGTTTTGGTCACCAATGGTCGAGACATCCCGTACAAAGACGAATGGATTGGCAGTATCCGTGAAGCGATTCCGCATGTAGCGAGCATCTGCCATAACGTGAACAAGAAACAGACCAACGTTATCTTTGGCGATGAAACCCGCGTCCTGTGGGGCCGTGATGTAATCTATGATTATATCGGTGATGTGCAATTTGCGATCTCAGCGCGTTCGTTTTATCAGGTGAATCCAGTGCAGACGGAAGTACTGTATGGGAAAACGGTGGAGTACGCCGGACTGAGTGGCAAAGAAACTGTAATTGATGCCTATTGCGGCATCGGAACGATCTCTCTTTTCCTCGCGCAACATGCGGATCAGGTGTACGGGGTTGAGATTGTGCCAGAAGCTATCGAGGATGCGCGTAGCAATGCGATGTTGAACGAAATGCGTAACGTGAAGTTCGAAGTTGGTGCCTCAGAGGACGTTATTCCACGCTGGAAAGAACAAGGCATCGAGGCCGACGTCATCGTAGTCGATCCACCGCGTAAAGGCTGTGATCCACGTTTGCTGGAAACGATCCTGGAGATGAAGCCGGAGCGTGTGGTGTATGTGAGCTGTAATCCGAGTACGTTGGCACGTGATCTGCGTGTGCTGGAGGATGGTGGCTATCGCACGGTTGAGGTCACGCCGGTGGACATGTTCCCACACACGGTGCATGTGGAGTCGGTGGCGATGTTGGTTAGGGTGTAG
- a CDS encoding TetR/AcrR family transcriptional regulator produces MKKQPEITDKTRQTFINVFCDLYSQKPIEKISIQEIANQSGYNRSTFYQYFTDIYELLDCVEERVLKSINEEMAGREFSTHTFQDALQCLENAEDISVLKALLGDYGSVHFVERLKREIPFERLIVDFPTDDVLAPYIIEFYISTLISMFRLWIHRDKDLSSEELIKLIDSLFAKGITPYHIFGTVNSQRSGV; encoded by the coding sequence ATGAAAAAGCAACCTGAAATTACGGATAAAACAAGGCAGACATTCATAAATGTATTCTGCGATTTATATAGCCAAAAACCAATCGAAAAAATATCCATTCAAGAGATTGCTAACCAATCAGGATATAATCGGAGTACATTTTATCAATACTTTACAGATATCTATGAGTTGTTGGACTGCGTTGAAGAGCGTGTTTTGAAATCCATTAACGAGGAGATGGCAGGTAGAGAGTTTTCTACACATACGTTCCAGGATGCACTTCAATGCTTGGAAAATGCAGAGGACATTTCAGTTCTGAAAGCCCTCTTGGGCGACTATGGTTCTGTTCATTTTGTGGAACGCTTGAAAAGAGAAATTCCCTTTGAGCGATTGATTGTGGATTTTCCAACAGATGATGTCTTGGCACCATATATCATCGAGTTTTACATATCAACATTAATATCTATGTTTCGTCTTTGGATACACAGAGACAAAGATCTATCGTCGGAAGAATTGATCAAGCTGATCGATAGTCTATTTGCAAAGGGGATAACACCGTATCATATCTTTGGCACGGTCAATTCGCAGCGTTCTGGAGTGTAG
- a CDS encoding DUF2536 family protein yields the protein MEISLDMIKDKVECLQAYDFRELERAIEERIGMNKALMLRVKQVQHQVTFDPFRNKMLYSAIVHFNVD from the coding sequence ATGGAAATTTCACTGGATATGATCAAAGACAAAGTTGAATGCTTGCAGGCTTATGACTTCCGTGAACTGGAACGAGCGATCGAAGAACGAATCGGAATGAACAAAGCATTAATGCTGCGCGTGAAGCAAGTTCAGCATCAAGTGACGTTTGACCCTTTTCGCAACAAGATGTTATATAGTGCAATCGTGCATTTTAACGTAGATTAA
- a CDS encoding tRNA-dihydrouridine synthase codes for MTKENFWRELPRPFFILAPMEDVTDVVFRHVVGEAGRPDVFFTEFANTESYCHPEGHHSVRGRLTFTADEQPIVAHIWGDKPEFFREMSIGMAKEGFKGIDINMGCPVANVAENGKGSGLICRPALAAEIIQAAKAGGLPVSVKTRLGFTEVDEWRDWLTHILQQDIVNLSIHLRTREEMSKVDAHWELIPEIKKLRDEIAPNTLLTINGDIPDRETGLRLVEQYGVDGIMIGRGIFQNPFAFEKEPKEHSSKELLDLLRLHLDLHDQYSELEPRSFSPLARFFKIYVRGFRGASELRNSLMNAKTTSKVRELLIEFESNEQVE; via the coding sequence ATGACAAAGGAAAACTTTTGGCGTGAATTGCCACGACCATTTTTTATACTGGCACCGATGGAAGATGTGACGGATGTTGTGTTTAGGCATGTCGTAGGTGAAGCGGGCAGACCGGATGTGTTTTTTACGGAGTTTGCGAATACAGAGAGTTATTGTCACCCGGAGGGGCACCATAGTGTGCGCGGGCGTTTGACGTTTACAGCGGATGAACAGCCGATTGTGGCTCATATCTGGGGAGATAAACCGGAATTCTTTCGTGAGATGAGTATCGGTATGGCGAAAGAAGGATTTAAAGGCATCGATATCAATATGGGCTGTCCGGTAGCGAATGTAGCCGAGAATGGAAAAGGAAGCGGCTTGATCTGCCGGCCAGCCCTTGCGGCGGAGATTATTCAGGCGGCGAAAGCCGGGGGGCTGCCGGTCAGTGTAAAAACGCGTCTCGGATTTACTGAGGTCGATGAATGGCGCGACTGGTTAACCCATATTTTGCAACAAGACATCGTGAATCTGTCCATTCACTTGCGGACGAGAGAAGAAATGAGCAAAGTAGACGCTCACTGGGAACTGATTCCGGAGATTAAAAAACTGCGGGATGAGATAGCTCCTAATACACTGCTGACGATTAATGGGGATATTCCTGACCGTGAGACAGGCCTGAGACTCGTGGAGCAATATGGTGTGGATGGTATTATGATTGGACGCGGTATTTTCCAGAATCCATTTGCTTTTGAAAAGGAGCCGAAGGAACACAGCAGTAAGGAATTGCTTGATCTGCTACGGCTGCATCTGGATCTCCATGATCAATATTCCGAGCTTGAACCGCGTTCGTTCAGCCCGCTGGCCCGTTTTTTCAAAATCTATGTTCGTGGCTTCCGCGGTGCTAGTGAGCTGAGAAACAGCTTGATGAACGCCAAAACCACTTCTAAAGTACGCGAATTGCTCATTGAGTTTGAAAGTAATGAACAGGTAGAGTAG
- a CDS encoding RNA-guided endonuclease TnpB family protein produces the protein MSQTLTVKVKLLPTKEQIQLLQQSSHEYIRVVNTLVAEMVEEKKRLKKTTKDIPANLPSAVKNQAIKDANSVFSNKVKKSKYAIIPILKKPICVWNNQNYSLDFTHISIPFMVEGKSKRLKIRALFIDKDHRNVDLLKHKLGTLRVTKSSGKWIAQIAVTMPITEKTGMRILGIDLGLKVPAVAITDNDHARFFGNGRENKYKKRKFRSVRQKLGKQKKVNAIRKLDDKEQQWMKDKDHKVSREIVNFAVENKTSVIRLEQLTNIRQTTRTSRKNEKNLHTWSFYRLAQFIEYKANMAGIKVEYVNPAYSSQTCPECSKKNKAQDRRYTCPCGFKRHRDIVGAMNIRYATVIGGNSQSA, from the coding sequence CTGTCTCAGACCCTAACGGTTAAGGTAAAGCTGCTGCCGACTAAAGAGCAGATCCAACTATTGCAACAAAGTAGTCATGAATATATCCGAGTTGTTAATACACTCGTGGCCGAGATGGTAGAAGAAAAGAAAAGGTTGAAGAAGACAACAAAAGACATTCCTGCTAATCTACCAAGTGCAGTAAAAAATCAAGCGATTAAGGATGCGAATAGTGTCTTCTCTAACAAAGTTAAGAAAAGTAAATACGCAATCATACCGATCCTAAAGAAACCGATTTGCGTATGGAATAACCAAAACTATTCTCTTGACTTCACGCACATTTCCATTCCATTCATGGTAGAGGGAAAATCTAAGCGTTTAAAAATTCGTGCATTGTTCATCGACAAGGACCATCGAAACGTTGACCTTTTGAAGCATAAACTTGGTACGCTCCGTGTCACGAAAAGCTCAGGTAAGTGGATAGCCCAAATTGCTGTCACCATGCCAATAACTGAAAAAACGGGTATGCGGATTTTGGGCATTGATTTAGGGCTGAAAGTCCCTGCCGTAGCCATCACAGATAATGATCACGCTCGATTCTTTGGGAATGGGCGAGAAAACAAATACAAGAAACGGAAGTTTCGTAGTGTTCGTCAAAAACTAGGAAAACAAAAGAAAGTGAACGCTATTCGCAAGTTAGATGATAAAGAACAACAATGGATGAAAGACAAAGACCACAAAGTCAGTCGTGAAATCGTTAATTTCGCAGTCGAAAATAAGACTTCTGTCATTCGCTTAGAGCAACTAACGAATATTAGGCAGACGACAAGAACAAGTCGTAAAAACGAAAAGAATCTACACACATGGTCATTCTACCGTTTGGCACAATTCATTGAATACAAAGCAAACATGGCAGGGATCAAAGTGGAATATGTGAACCCTGCATATTCAAGTCAAACCTGTCCAGAATGTTCAAAAAAGAACAAGGCGCAAGATAGAAGATATACGTGCCCATGTGGATTCAAGAGACATCGTGATATCGTTGGGGCGATGAATATTCGCTACGCAACTGTGATTGGCGGTAACAGTCAATCAGCCTAA
- a CDS encoding leucine-rich repeat domain-containing protein, translating to MKQNHVYYVDQTINHYHGTPPKVPPKQTASVKVMLILMLVLTGAIGTYFYYSNSSTYPKTEANLPVRKMPESEVLLSFLRDIFDKGAALPTEEELARIRYLTVEHSENDQWKFTYSLSDPFSDEQAEKITYITQDKKLNSQRIDQRDFEAFKGLTALDLTNTYEISQTDQTTLAHMPGLKSYGGAFNESFSTFSGYFGDKSKITELTTQLRSNQELAMLLEFPNLNSLFITYVDESVTDLHLLNQLPIKSLSLTFVNELGWLSSMTGLSSLSIQYSETTDLQPLYALTQLQELQLSYLTNVKSIDFVQNMPALQTLDIENVNFSSLGRLTGKNSITTLRLASLSELGSVKAINSLPSLRELTLSGYYENAEALTLPKVERVEIPSSFLPGLKAPATTSLTLRGGSGELNLAVLGKFPKLEQLSLWEIDEITRLAALDGLSRLETLNINDSSLFKESDALFRLKQVKSLMCSECRLNFEQKAAAENSVLEHLTLEHPYFSINNTSVTEVDQMMPYFAKLSALRFFTMQDSNLASLEFMINWQAIEELHLENNAVSNIETLSQLPDLQKVYLSGNSVQNKSVLGTGVHVY from the coding sequence TTGAAGCAAAATCATGTCTATTACGTAGACCAGACCATTAATCATTACCATGGAACGCCCCCTAAAGTACCACCGAAGCAGACTGCCTCCGTAAAGGTAATGCTGATACTGATGTTAGTCCTAACTGGCGCGATCGGTACATATTTTTATTATAGCAACAGCTCCACCTATCCAAAAACAGAAGCCAATCTGCCTGTGCGAAAGATGCCTGAAAGCGAGGTTCTGCTTTCATTTTTGCGAGATATCTTCGATAAAGGGGCCGCCTTGCCAACAGAGGAGGAATTGGCTCGTATTCGCTATTTAACCGTAGAGCATTCGGAGAATGATCAGTGGAAGTTTACATATAGCCTCTCCGATCCTTTCAGCGATGAACAGGCCGAGAAGATCACTTATATTACTCAGGACAAGAAACTGAATAGCCAGCGGATTGATCAGCGTGATTTTGAAGCTTTTAAGGGACTGACGGCATTGGACCTGACGAATACCTATGAAATATCCCAGACGGACCAAACCACTTTGGCCCATATGCCCGGATTAAAAAGTTATGGTGGCGCTTTTAACGAATCCTTTAGTACATTTTCGGGCTACTTTGGCGACAAGTCTAAAATTACGGAGCTTACCACTCAGCTTCGCAGTAATCAGGAATTGGCCATGCTGCTGGAATTCCCCAATCTGAACTCTTTATTCATTACCTATGTGGATGAGTCCGTAACAGATCTTCACTTGTTAAACCAATTGCCAATCAAGTCCCTGTCGCTCACCTTTGTCAATGAACTCGGATGGTTATCGTCCATGACCGGGCTATCATCCTTGTCTATACAGTACAGTGAAACCACAGACCTGCAGCCGCTGTATGCCTTGACCCAGCTTCAGGAGCTTCAGTTGTCCTATTTAACGAACGTAAAGTCTATCGACTTTGTGCAAAATATGCCTGCTCTACAAACGTTAGATATTGAAAATGTAAACTTCTCCAGTCTGGGGCGCTTGACCGGCAAAAACTCTATTACCACACTACGCCTGGCTTCTCTAAGTGAGCTTGGCTCGGTAAAGGCCATAAACAGTCTGCCCTCTTTGCGGGAATTAACGTTGTCCGGCTACTACGAGAATGCAGAAGCGCTGACACTGCCTAAAGTAGAGCGAGTGGAAATTCCAAGCTCCTTTCTCCCCGGGCTAAAGGCCCCGGCTACAACCAGTCTGACGCTCCGTGGCGGAAGTGGGGAATTGAACTTGGCTGTGCTGGGGAAATTCCCGAAACTGGAGCAACTCTCGCTCTGGGAGATCGATGAAATAACCCGTCTTGCCGCCCTGGACGGCTTGTCCCGCCTAGAGACCTTAAACATTAACGACTCGTCACTGTTCAAGGAAAGCGATGCCTTATTTCGTTTGAAGCAGGTGAAATCTTTGATGTGCTCCGAGTGTAGGCTGAACTTTGAACAAAAGGCGGCCGCGGAGAACAGCGTGCTTGAACACTTGACCTTAGAACACCCATATTTCAGCATAAACAACACCTCTGTTACTGAAGTTGACCAGATGATGCCTTACTTTGCCAAACTGTCCGCTCTACGTTTCTTCACTATGCAAGACAGCAATTTGGCTTCTCTCGAATTCATGATCAACTGGCAGGCCATAGAAGAGCTTCATCTCGAGAACAATGCCGTTTCCAATATCGAGACCCTAAGCCAGCTGCCTGATCTGCAAAAGGTATATCTATCCGGTAATTCGGTACAAAACAAATCCGTGCTTGGCACGGGTGTGCATGTGTATTAA
- a CDS encoding ankyrin repeat domain-containing protein: MTTKKATLPAHMEKLVKDNDIATVKVIFEQCEWDARGGYSKGTALSFRHISDELVRWLVAQGADINARDKYQRTPLHAHASHWSGNVPLFLELGADLDAVDYQNETPLHAAVNGYRTKVVQELVNQGATINVENKQGNTPLAKGLANCRNSDIVNLAEIAAIMLDAGASVTPDMKESVKRIGKDFEFVREKFNKDKVDEVSDALIKLYQLFDVEPVVSRIMHDGTTPIQVKATTWTKQHQELWEYLIPAQGHAQTVQGEVIRITGRVSHEVLDNGGGNWDAEYRKMLDALIRHLGTGAPLAPTLLQEAADLVSRLRDGYDFDAPARLSELAVLWVLANPQPVAMEKPAYTR, from the coding sequence ATGACTACGAAGAAAGCAACCTTACCTGCTCATATGGAAAAACTCGTTAAAGATAATGATATCGCTACCGTAAAAGTAATTTTCGAACAATGCGAATGGGATGCACGTGGGGGTTACAGCAAAGGTACGGCCCTCAGCTTTCGGCATATTTCGGATGAATTGGTCCGCTGGCTGGTAGCGCAAGGAGCAGACATTAATGCACGCGACAAATATCAACGCACGCCTTTACATGCCCATGCCTCACACTGGTCAGGAAATGTACCCCTGTTCCTTGAATTAGGTGCGGATCTGGACGCTGTGGATTACCAAAATGAAACACCGTTACATGCAGCGGTCAATGGGTATCGAACCAAAGTGGTTCAAGAGTTGGTAAACCAAGGCGCTACGATTAACGTAGAAAATAAACAGGGAAATACGCCATTAGCTAAGGGGTTAGCCAATTGCAGGAATAGCGATATAGTCAATCTGGCAGAGATTGCCGCAATTATGCTGGATGCCGGAGCATCGGTCACCCCGGATATGAAAGAATCGGTGAAGCGGATCGGTAAGGATTTTGAATTCGTCCGTGAGAAGTTTAATAAGGACAAGGTCGATGAAGTTTCAGACGCGCTGATCAAACTGTACCAGTTATTTGATGTCGAGCCGGTAGTGAGTCGGATCATGCACGATGGGACTACCCCCATTCAGGTAAAGGCAACCACTTGGACCAAACAGCACCAAGAGCTGTGGGAATATCTCATTCCGGCCCAGGGCCACGCTCAAACGGTGCAGGGAGAGGTCATCCGCATCACAGGACGTGTGTCCCATGAAGTATTGGATAATGGCGGTGGAAACTGGGATGCGGAGTATCGTAAGATGCTGGATGCACTGATTCGTCACTTGGGCACTGGTGCACCACTTGCCCCGACACTGCTCCAAGAGGCAGCAGACTTGGTCAGCAGGCTTCGCGATGGATACGATTTTGATGCGCCTGCCAGATTATCCGAGTTGGCGGTATTATGGGTGCTTGCCAATCCTCAACCGGTCGCGATGGAGAAGCCTGCGTATACGCGTTAA
- a CDS encoding diacylglycerol kinase has product MKKARLIYNPTSGREEMKKRLADILQRLDQGGIEASCHATTGEGDATREAELAIERGYDMIIAAGGDGTLYEVINGMAERENRPPLGVFPLGTTNDFARALGIPRQWEDYVDLVINQQLRPLDLGKANDKYFINIAGGGSLTELTYEVPSRLKTMIGQLAYYMKGIEKMASLSPQELIIRADGQEEIHDEFMLFLIANTNSVGGFEKLAPGATIDDGLFDVIGVRKCNLADMIRLVTLALRGEHLNDKKVVHFQTSHMEVTSPGYVQLNLDGELGGTLPATFTNLRHHLMLYR; this is encoded by the coding sequence ATGAAAAAAGCTCGCTTAATATATAATCCGACCTCAGGCCGGGAAGAAATGAAGAAACGTCTGGCTGATATTTTGCAGCGTTTGGATCAAGGTGGTATTGAAGCTTCATGTCACGCAACAACGGGTGAAGGTGACGCAACCCGGGAAGCTGAACTCGCGATTGAACGCGGATATGACATGATTATTGCTGCTGGCGGCGATGGCACATTGTACGAAGTCATCAACGGTATGGCCGAGCGGGAGAATCGTCCGCCGCTGGGTGTGTTTCCTTTGGGAACAACGAATGATTTTGCACGTGCACTCGGTATTCCGAGACAGTGGGAAGATTACGTGGATCTGGTCATTAACCAGCAACTTCGTCCGCTCGATCTGGGCAAAGCGAATGATAAATATTTTATCAACATCGCCGGCGGTGGATCACTGACTGAACTGACCTATGAAGTACCGAGTCGTCTGAAAACGATGATTGGGCAACTGGCCTATTATATGAAGGGTATTGAGAAAATGGCAAGCCTGTCTCCACAGGAGCTGATTATTCGCGCCGACGGTCAGGAAGAAATCCATGATGAATTCATGTTATTCCTCATCGCCAATACCAATTCGGTCGGGGGATTTGAGAAGTTGGCTCCAGGTGCAACCATTGATGATGGTCTGTTCGATGTGATCGGTGTCCGCAAGTGTAATCTGGCCGATATGATCCGCCTCGTAACGCTCGCGCTGCGTGGGGAGCATCTGAATGACAAGAAAGTGGTTCATTTCCAGACGAGTCATATGGAAGTTACGTCCCCGGGCTATGTGCAGCTGAACCTCGATGGAGAGTTGGGCGGCACATTGCCAGCTACCTTTACGAATCTGCGTCATCATCTGATGTTGTATCGTTAA